One Agrococcus jenensis genomic region harbors:
- the rplC gene encoding 50S ribosomal protein L3 produces the protein MSKITTTRGLLGTKLGMTQVWDEQNKLVPVTVLEITPNVVTQIRTPEKDGYAAIQIAAGQIDPRKVNQPAAGHFQAAGVTPRRHLTEVRTDNADVFELGQELSVDLFAAGQKVDVIGTSKGKGFAGVMKRHNFAGVSASHGAHRNHRKPGSIGASSTPSRVFRGMRMAGRMGGERVSVLNLTVHSIDLEQGLMLVKGAVPGARGRLVFVRNAVKGA, from the coding sequence ATGTCGAAGATCACGACGACTCGCGGCCTGCTCGGCACGAAGCTCGGGATGACCCAGGTCTGGGATGAGCAGAACAAGCTCGTCCCCGTCACGGTGCTCGAGATCACGCCGAACGTGGTCACGCAGATCCGCACGCCCGAGAAGGACGGCTACGCAGCCATCCAGATCGCCGCCGGCCAGATCGACCCGCGCAAGGTCAACCAGCCCGCTGCCGGCCACTTCCAGGCCGCCGGCGTCACGCCGCGCCGCCACCTCACCGAGGTCCGCACCGACAACGCCGACGTGTTCGAGCTCGGCCAGGAGCTGAGCGTCGACCTGTTCGCCGCCGGCCAGAAGGTCGACGTCATCGGCACGTCGAAGGGCAAGGGCTTCGCCGGTGTCATGAAGCGCCACAACTTCGCCGGCGTCTCCGCATCGCACGGTGCGCACCGCAACCACCGCAAGCCCGGCTCGATCGGTGCTTCGTCCACGCCCAGCCGCGTCTTCCGCGGCATGCGCATGGCCGGCCGCATGGGTGGCGAGCGCGTCTCGGTGCTCAACCTCACGGTCCACTCGATCGATCTCGAGCAGGGCCTCATGCTCGTCAAGGGCGCCGTCCCCGGTGCCCGCGGCCGACTCGTGTTCGTCCGCAACGCTGTGAAGGGAGCCTGA
- the rplW gene encoding 50S ribosomal protein L23 — MSGYNKDPRDIIIRPIVSEKSYALIDMGSYTFEVDPRATKTEIKLAIEKIFGVKVERVNTLNRVGKTRRTRFGTGKRKDVKRAIVKLKSGSIDIFTTVG, encoded by the coding sequence ATGAGCGGCTACAACAAGGACCCTCGCGACATCATCATCCGCCCGATCGTGTCGGAGAAGAGCTACGCCCTGATCGACATGGGCAGCTACACGTTCGAGGTGGACCCGCGCGCCACGAAGACCGAGATCAAGCTCGCGATCGAGAAGATCTTCGGCGTCAAGGTGGAGCGCGTCAACACCCTCAATCGCGTCGGCAAGACGCGCCGTACCCGCTTCGGCACCGGCAAGCGCAAGGACGTCAAGCGCGCCATCGTCAAGCTGAAGTCCGGCTCGATCGACATCTTCACGACTGTCGGCTAG
- the rpsC gene encoding 30S ribosomal protein S3, producing the protein MGQKVNPYGFRLGITTDHVSRWFAESTKPGQRYADYVAEDIRIRKMLSTSLDRAGVARIEIERTRDRVRVDIHTARPGIVIGRRGAEAERIRADLEKLTGKQIQLNILEVKNPEASAQLVAQGIAEQLSARVAFRRAMRKGLQSAQRAGAKGVKIKVSGRLGGAEMSRSEQYREGRVPLHTLRSNIDYGFYEAKTTFGRIGVKVWIYNGELTNRELAREQANQKPQRERRGPRRDAPVEA; encoded by the coding sequence ATGGGACAGAAGGTCAACCCGTACGGCTTCCGCCTCGGCATCACCACCGACCACGTGTCGCGCTGGTTCGCCGAGTCGACCAAGCCGGGGCAGCGCTACGCCGACTACGTGGCCGAGGACATCCGCATCCGCAAGATGCTGTCCACGAGCCTCGACCGCGCCGGCGTCGCCCGCATCGAGATCGAGCGCACCCGCGACCGCGTCCGCGTCGACATCCACACCGCCCGCCCGGGCATCGTGATCGGCCGCCGCGGCGCCGAGGCCGAGCGCATCCGCGCCGACCTCGAGAAGCTCACCGGCAAGCAGATCCAGCTGAACATCCTCGAGGTCAAGAACCCCGAGGCCTCGGCGCAGCTCGTCGCGCAGGGCATCGCGGAGCAGCTCAGCGCTCGCGTGGCCTTCCGCCGCGCGATGCGCAAGGGCCTGCAGTCGGCGCAGCGCGCCGGCGCCAAGGGCGTCAAGATCAAGGTCTCCGGCCGCCTCGGCGGCGCCGAGATGAGCCGCAGCGAGCAGTACCGCGAGGGCCGCGTCCCGCTGCACACGCTCCGCTCGAACATCGACTACGGCTTCTACGAGGCCAAGACCACCTTCGGTCGCATCGGTGTGAAGGTCTGGATCTACAACGGTGAGCTCACCAACCGCGAGCTCGCTCGCGAGCAGGCGAACCAGAAGCCGCAGCGCGAGCGTCGCGGCCCCCGTCGCGACGCACCAGTGGAGGCGTAA
- the rpsS gene encoding 30S ribosomal protein S19, whose amino-acid sequence MPRSLKKGPFVDDHLLIKVVRQNEAGSKNVIKTWSRRSMIVPAMLGHTIAVHDGRKHIPVFVTETMVGHKLGEFAPTRTFRGHVKDDKKGRRR is encoded by the coding sequence ATGCCCCGCAGCCTCAAGAAGGGTCCGTTCGTCGACGACCACCTCCTCATCAAGGTGGTTCGCCAGAACGAGGCCGGCAGCAAGAACGTCATCAAGACGTGGTCGCGCCGCTCGATGATCGTGCCGGCCATGCTCGGCCACACGATCGCCGTGCACGACGGTCGCAAGCACATCCCGGTCTTCGTCACCGAGACGATGGTCGGCCACAAGCTGGGCGAGTTCGCGCCCACCCGCACCTTCCGTGGACACGTGAAGGACGACAAGAAGGGTCGTCGCCGCTAA
- the rplV gene encoding 50S ribosomal protein L22, with product MVESIARVRHIRVTPQKARRVVDMIRGKQAEEALAILKFAPQGASEPVYKLVASAMANARVKADATNEFLDDADLYVSRAFVDEGTTLKRFQPRAQGRAFRINKRTSHITVVLATPTTEDEK from the coding sequence ATGGTTGAGTCGATCGCTCGCGTTCGTCACATCCGCGTGACCCCTCAGAAGGCCCGCCGTGTCGTCGACATGATCCGCGGCAAGCAGGCCGAGGAAGCCCTCGCGATCCTGAAGTTCGCCCCGCAGGGCGCCTCGGAGCCGGTGTACAAGCTCGTCGCCTCGGCGATGGCGAACGCCCGGGTCAAGGCCGACGCGACGAACGAGTTCCTCGACGACGCCGACCTGTACGTGTCGCGCGCATTCGTCGACGAGGGCACCACGCTCAAGCGGTTCCAGCCGCGTGCACAGGGTCGCGCGTTCCGCATCAACAAGCGGACGAGCCACATCACCGTCGTGCTCGCGACGCCGACCACGGAGGACGAGAAGTAA
- the rpsJ gene encoding 30S ribosomal protein S10: protein MAGQKIRIRLKSYDHEVIDSSARKIVDTVTRAGATVVGPVPLPTEKNVVVVIRSPHKYKDSREHFEKRTHKRLIDIIDPTPKAVDSLMRLDLPADVNIEIKL, encoded by the coding sequence ATGGCGGGACAGAAGATCCGCATCCGACTGAAGTCGTACGACCACGAGGTCATCGACTCCTCGGCGCGCAAGATCGTCGACACCGTGACCCGTGCGGGCGCGACGGTTGTGGGCCCGGTGCCCCTCCCGACCGAGAAGAACGTGGTCGTGGTGATCCGGTCTCCTCACAAGTACAAGGACAGCCGCGAGCACTTCGAGAAGCGCACGCACAAGCGACTCATCGACATCATCGACCCGACGCCGAAGGCGGTCGACTCGCTCATGCGCCTCGACCTGCCCGCTGACGTCAACATCGAGATCAAGCTCTAA
- the rpsH gene encoding 30S ribosomal protein S8, translating to MTMTDPVADMLTRLRNANTAMHDEVTLPSSTLKASIAEILEREGFISAWKVEDARVGKTLTLSLKYGGNRERAIAGLKRVSKPGLRVYARSTEIPQVHGGLGVAILSTSSGLLTDREAEQKGVGGEVLAYVW from the coding sequence ATGACGATGACCGATCCGGTCGCCGACATGCTGACGCGTCTGCGCAACGCCAACACGGCGATGCACGACGAGGTCACGCTGCCGTCGTCGACCCTCAAGGCGAGCATCGCCGAGATCCTCGAGCGCGAGGGCTTCATCTCGGCCTGGAAGGTCGAGGATGCACGCGTCGGCAAGACGCTGACCCTCAGCCTCAAGTACGGCGGCAACCGCGAGCGCGCGATCGCCGGCCTCAAGCGGGTCTCGAAGCCCGGCCTCCGCGTGTACGCACGCTCGACCGAGATCCCTCAGGTCCACGGCGGCCTCGGCGTCGCCATCCTGTCGACGAGCTCGGGCCTCCTCACGGACCGTGAGGCCGAGCAGAAGGGCGTCGGCGGGGAAGTCCTCGCCTACGTGTGGTGA
- the rplP gene encoding 50S ribosomal protein L16 codes for MLIPRRVKHRKQHHPKRSGQATGGTKVSFGDYGIQALTPAYVTNRQIEAARIAMTRHIKRGGKVWINIYPDRPLTKKPAETRMGSGKGSPEWWVANVKPGRVLFEVAGVNEELAREAMMRAIHKLPLKARIIKREEADA; via the coding sequence ATGCTGATTCCCCGTCGAGTCAAGCACCGCAAGCAGCACCACCCGAAGCGCAGCGGTCAGGCCACCGGTGGCACCAAGGTGTCGTTCGGCGACTACGGCATCCAGGCGCTCACGCCTGCCTACGTCACGAACCGTCAGATCGAAGCCGCACGTATCGCCATGACGCGCCACATCAAGCGCGGCGGCAAGGTGTGGATCAACATCTACCCGGACCGCCCCCTCACGAAGAAGCCCGCCGAGACCCGCATGGGTTCCGGCAAGGGCTCGCCCGAGTGGTGGGTCGCGAACGTCAAGCCCGGCCGCGTCCTCTTCGAGGTCGCCGGCGTCAACGAGGAGCTCGCACGCGAGGCGATGATGCGAGCCATCCACAAGCTGCCGCTCAAGGCACGCATCATCAAGCGCGAGGAGGCTGACGCATAA
- the rplB gene encoding 50S ribosomal protein L2 — translation MAIRKYKPTTPGRRGSSVADFAEITRSTPEKSLLRPLPKTGGRNNSGRITTRHIGGGHKRQYRVIDFRRNDKDGVNARVAHIEYDPNRTARIALLHFEDGTKRYIIAPNKLKQDDIVESGAGADIKPGNNLPLRNIPTGTVIHAIELRPGGGAKLARSAGASVRLVAKDGPYAQLRLPSGEIRNVDARCRATIGEVGNAEQSNINWGKAGRKRWLGVRPTVRGVAMNPVDHPHGGGEGKTSGGRHPVSPWGQSEGRTRRPNKPSDKLIVRRRSTGKKKR, via the coding sequence ATGGCCATTCGCAAGTACAAGCCGACGACCCCCGGTCGTCGCGGCTCATCCGTCGCAGACTTCGCTGAGATCACCCGATCGACGCCTGAGAAGTCGCTGCTGCGCCCGCTCCCCAAGACGGGCGGCCGCAACAACAGCGGTCGCATCACGACCCGTCACATCGGTGGCGGTCACAAGCGCCAGTACCGCGTCATCGACTTCCGTCGCAACGACAAGGACGGCGTCAACGCCCGCGTCGCGCACATCGAGTACGACCCGAACCGCACGGCGCGCATCGCGCTCCTGCACTTCGAGGACGGCACGAAGCGCTACATCATCGCGCCGAACAAGCTCAAGCAGGACGACATCGTGGAGTCGGGCGCAGGCGCCGACATCAAGCCCGGCAACAACCTGCCGCTGCGCAACATCCCCACGGGTACGGTCATCCACGCGATCGAGCTCCGTCCGGGTGGCGGCGCCAAGCTGGCCCGCTCGGCCGGCGCCTCGGTGCGACTCGTCGCCAAGGACGGTCCCTACGCGCAGCTCCGCCTGCCGTCGGGCGAGATCCGCAACGTCGACGCGCGCTGCCGCGCCACGATCGGCGAGGTCGGCAACGCCGAGCAGTCGAACATCAACTGGGGCAAGGCCGGTCGCAAGCGCTGGCTCGGCGTCCGTCCGACCGTCCGCGGTGTCGCGATGAACCCGGTCGACCACCCGCACGGTGGCGGCGAGGGCAAGACGAGCGGTGGTCGCCACCCCGTCAGCCCGTGGGGCCAGTCCGAGGGTCGCACCCGCCGGCCGAACAAGCCGAGCGACAAGCTCATCGTCCGCCGCCGCTCGACCGGCAAGAAGAAGCGCTAG
- the rpmD gene encoding 50S ribosomal protein L30: MSKLKITQIKSVISEKQYQRETLRSLGLKRIGQSVEREDTQQNRGYVNTVRHLVKVEEIEND; this comes from the coding sequence GTGAGCAAGCTGAAGATCACGCAGATCAAGTCTGTGATCAGCGAGAAGCAGTACCAGCGCGAGACGCTGCGCTCGCTGGGCCTCAAGCGCATCGGCCAGTCGGTCGAGCGCGAGGACACCCAGCAGAACCGCGGCTACGTGAACACGGTGCGGCACCTCGTCAAGGTCGAGGAGATCGAGAATGACTGA
- a CDS encoding Rv0909 family putative TA system antitoxin, which translates to MGIGDLVNKAKEALSSEQGEQTSDRIIQGAGDGFDRLSGGRFADRTDSVQEHADRFLGQGGADAALPQDDADAATVQPQDDAPRH; encoded by the coding sequence ATGGGCATCGGCGATCTCGTGAACAAGGCGAAGGAAGCGCTCAGCAGCGAGCAGGGCGAGCAGACCAGCGACCGGATCATCCAGGGCGCAGGCGACGGCTTCGACAGGCTCAGCGGCGGGCGCTTCGCCGACCGCACCGACTCCGTGCAGGAGCACGCGGACCGGTTCCTCGGGCAGGGCGGCGCAGACGCCGCGCTCCCGCAGGACGACGCAGACGCTGCCACGGTGCAGCCGCAGGACGACGCACCGCGCCACTAG
- the rplF gene encoding 50S ribosomal protein L6, with amino-acid sequence MSRIGRLPIDIPAGVEITVHDDVVTVKGPKGELQTPIAKPIQVEVADGQIQVTRPDDERQSRSLHGLTRTLIANDIVGVTEGYSKSLEVVGTGYRVAAKGTGIEFALGFSHPVNVEPPAGITFAVEGNNKLTVSGISKQAVGEVAANIRKLRKPEPYKGKGVRYAGEQIRRKAGKAGK; translated from the coding sequence ATGTCACGAATCGGACGACTCCCCATCGACATCCCCGCTGGTGTCGAGATCACGGTGCACGACGACGTCGTCACCGTCAAGGGCCCGAAGGGCGAGCTGCAGACCCCGATCGCGAAGCCGATCCAGGTCGAGGTCGCCGACGGCCAGATCCAGGTCACGCGCCCGGACGACGAGCGCCAGTCGCGCTCGCTCCACGGCCTGACCCGCACCCTCATCGCCAACGACATCGTCGGCGTCACCGAGGGCTACTCGAAGTCCCTCGAGGTCGTCGGCACGGGCTACCGCGTCGCCGCCAAGGGCACGGGCATCGAGTTCGCGCTCGGCTTCTCGCACCCCGTCAACGTCGAGCCGCCCGCCGGCATCACGTTCGCGGTCGAGGGCAACAACAAGCTCACCGTCAGCGGCATCTCGAAGCAGGCCGTCGGCGAGGTGGCTGCGAACATCCGCAAGCTGCGCAAGCCCGAGCCCTACAAGGGCAAGGGCGTCCGCTACGCGGGCGAGCAGATCCGCCGCAAGGCTGGAAAGGCTGGTAAGTGA
- the rpsE gene encoding 30S ribosomal protein S5: protein MSEENKDTQVTDTTQAATAPAADAATSSDHRDEPREQRRGSRDRGTRNERGRRDDRTENQFLERVVTINRVSKVVKGGRRFSFTALVVVGDGDGMVGVGYGKAREVPTAISKGVEEAKKNFFRVPRIANTIPHPVQGEAAAGVVLLRPAAAGTGVIAGGPVRAVLECAGIHDVLSKSLGSSNSINIVHATVAALRALEEPRAVAARRGLDVDRVVPARLLRAEAEHTKHEAEIAKAASK from the coding sequence GTGAGCGAAGAGAACAAGGACACGCAGGTGACGGACACCACGCAGGCTGCGACGGCCCCGGCCGCCGATGCCGCGACGTCGTCGGACCACCGCGACGAGCCCCGCGAGCAGCGGCGCGGCAGCCGCGATCGCGGCACGCGCAACGAGCGCGGCCGTCGCGACGACCGCACGGAGAACCAGTTCCTCGAGCGCGTCGTGACGATCAACCGCGTCTCGAAGGTCGTCAAGGGCGGCCGCCGCTTCAGCTTCACGGCGCTCGTCGTCGTGGGTGACGGCGACGGCATGGTCGGCGTCGGCTACGGCAAGGCGCGCGAGGTCCCCACGGCCATCTCGAAGGGCGTCGAGGAGGCGAAGAAGAACTTCTTCCGCGTCCCCCGCATCGCCAACACGATCCCGCACCCGGTGCAGGGCGAGGCCGCTGCCGGCGTCGTGCTGCTCCGTCCCGCTGCCGCCGGTACCGGCGTCATCGCGGGCGGCCCCGTGCGCGCCGTGCTCGAGTGCGCCGGCATCCACGACGTGCTGAGCAAGTCGCTGGGCTCGTCGAACTCCATCAACATCGTCCACGCGACGGTGGCTGCGCTGCGCGCCCTCGAGGAGCCCCGTGCGGTCGCTGCTCGTCGTGGCCTCGACGTGGACCGCGTCGTCCCGGCTCGCCTGCTGCGCGCCGAGGCGGAGCACACCAAGCACGAGGCCGAGATCGCGAAGGCGGCATCCAAGTGA
- the rplR gene encoding 50S ribosomal protein L18 has product MGIGTRGKSKSAARGRRHARLRKKIVGTGSMPRLVVTRSARHVFVQVVDDSQGITVASASTMEADLRAFDGDKTAKAKRVGELVGERAKAAGVESVVFDRGGNRYAGRVAAIADGAREAGLGL; this is encoded by the coding sequence ATGGGCATCGGTACCCGAGGCAAGAGCAAGTCGGCTGCCCGCGGTCGTCGCCACGCACGTCTCCGCAAGAAGATCGTCGGCACCGGCTCGATGCCGCGCCTCGTCGTCACCCGCTCGGCACGCCACGTGTTCGTGCAGGTCGTCGACGACTCGCAGGGCATCACCGTCGCGTCCGCGTCGACCATGGAGGCTGACCTCCGCGCGTTCGACGGCGACAAGACGGCGAAGGCCAAGCGCGTCGGCGAGCTCGTCGGCGAGCGCGCCAAGGCGGCAGGCGTCGAGTCTGTCGTGTTCGACCGAGGTGGCAACCGCTACGCCGGTCGCGTCGCGGCCATCGCCGATGGCGCACGAGAGGCAGGGCTGGGACTGTGA
- the rpsQ gene encoding 30S ribosomal protein S17, with the protein MATEQPTGEAAQRGYRKSRIGYVVSDKMEKTVVVEVEDRVKHPLYGKVLRKSSKVKAHDEQNAAGIGDRVLIAETRPTSATKRWRLVEILEKAK; encoded by the coding sequence ATGGCCACCGAGCAGCCCACGGGCGAGGCCGCCCAGCGCGGCTACCGCAAGTCGCGCATCGGCTACGTCGTCTCCGACAAGATGGAGAAGACCGTCGTCGTCGAGGTCGAGGACCGCGTCAAGCACCCGCTGTACGGCAAGGTGCTCCGCAAGTCGTCGAAGGTCAAGGCGCACGATGAGCAGAACGCCGCCGGCATCGGCGACCGCGTCCTGATCGCAGAGACCCGTCCGACGAGCGCCACCAAGCGCTGGCGCCTCGTCGAGATCCTCGAGAAGGCCAAGTAG
- a CDS encoding arginase family protein — protein sequence MSPTPPTLPATLAATPLPHDPRWPRAGAWPALDDGAEQLDAVVLGIGTHATSLSPTGAHATPAAVREALRRYSPHATGAAVDALRVADAGDAVDPDRDEDAATALVARAAGRARLVIAIGGDNAATVPAALGSWGASIGTAGLITIDAHHDLRDGRSNGSPVRRLLEAGLDGRRVVQLGIQDFANSAEYAQRARDAGITTISRDELEQQPLAAIAVRAVSIAAAAGGPVHLDVDVDACDRSVAPGCPASTPGGLSAWQLRTLVRAIAGHAAVRSVDLAEVDATADAEDGRTVRLTALCVLESLAGLAGRAVTAPAS from the coding sequence ATGTCGCCGACCCCTCCTACGCTCCCCGCCACGCTCGCGGCCACTCCCCTGCCCCACGACCCCCGCTGGCCGCGCGCGGGCGCGTGGCCCGCGCTCGACGACGGCGCCGAGCAGCTCGACGCGGTCGTCCTCGGCATCGGCACGCACGCGACCTCGCTCAGCCCCACCGGCGCGCACGCGACCCCGGCTGCGGTGCGGGAGGCGCTGCGGCGCTACTCGCCGCACGCGACGGGGGCGGCGGTCGACGCGCTGCGGGTGGCCGACGCCGGCGACGCGGTCGACCCGGACCGCGACGAGGATGCCGCGACCGCGCTCGTCGCGCGCGCTGCGGGCCGCGCGCGGCTCGTGATCGCGATCGGCGGCGACAACGCCGCCACCGTCCCCGCGGCGCTCGGCAGCTGGGGCGCGTCGATCGGCACCGCCGGCCTCATCACGATCGACGCCCACCACGACCTGCGCGACGGGCGCAGCAACGGCTCCCCCGTGCGCCGGCTGCTCGAGGCGGGGCTCGACGGGCGGCGCGTGGTGCAGCTGGGCATCCAGGACTTCGCGAACTCCGCCGAGTACGCGCAGCGCGCGCGGGACGCGGGCATCACGACGATCTCGCGCGACGAGCTCGAGCAGCAGCCGCTCGCGGCGATCGCGGTGCGAGCCGTGTCGATCGCCGCCGCCGCCGGCGGGCCGGTGCACCTCGACGTCGACGTCGACGCGTGCGACCGCTCGGTGGCGCCCGGCTGCCCGGCATCGACCCCCGGCGGGCTGAGCGCCTGGCAGCTGCGCACCCTCGTGCGGGCCATCGCCGGCCACGCGGCGGTGCGCTCGGTGGACCTCGCCGAGGTCGACGCGACCGCCGACGCCGAGGACGGCCGCACCGTGCGGCTCACGGCCCTGTGCGTGCTCGAGTCGCTCGCGGGCCTCGCGGGGCGAGCGGTCACAGCCCCCGCATCGTGA
- the rplN gene encoding 50S ribosomal protein L14, whose translation MIQQESRVKVADNTGAKQLLTIRVLGGSGRRYAGLGDTIVATVKDAIPGGAVKKGDVVKAVIVRTVKSTRRPDGSYIKFDENAAVILKNDGDPRGTRIFGPVGRELRDKRFMKIVSLAPEVI comes from the coding sequence ATGATCCAGCAGGAATCCCGCGTCAAGGTCGCCGACAACACCGGCGCCAAGCAGCTCCTGACCATCCGCGTGCTCGGCGGCTCCGGCCGCCGCTACGCCGGACTGGGCGACACGATCGTCGCCACGGTCAAGGACGCCATCCCCGGTGGTGCGGTCAAGAAGGGCGATGTGGTCAAGGCCGTCATCGTCCGCACCGTGAAGTCCACCCGCCGTCCCGACGGCTCCTACATCAAGTTCGACGAGAACGCAGCAGTCATCCTGAAGAACGACGGCGACCCGCGCGGCACGCGCATCTTCGGTCCGGTCGGTCGCGAGCTCCGCGACAAGCGCTTCATGAAGATCGTCTCGCTCGCACCGGAGGTGATCTGA
- the rplD gene encoding 50S ribosomal protein L4, with protein sequence MTTQVAIVDAEGKQAGSVELPASIFDVQTNVPLIHQVVVAQLAAARQGTHSTKGRGEVSGAGRKPFKQKGTGRARQGSIRAPQMTGGGIVHGPTPRDYSQRTPKKMIAAALLGSLSDRARGGRLHVVESFATDGTPKTRVAVEMLAALGVAKNILIVLDRAEEGASLAVRNLPEVHVLTWDQLNAYDVLVSDDLVFTKAAYEAFVAAKSPKAPKADEAEKDENR encoded by the coding sequence ATGACCACCCAGGTCGCCATCGTCGACGCCGAGGGCAAGCAGGCAGGCTCGGTCGAGCTGCCCGCGAGCATCTTCGACGTCCAGACGAACGTTCCGCTCATCCACCAGGTCGTCGTCGCGCAGCTCGCTGCCGCACGCCAGGGCACGCACTCGACCAAGGGTCGTGGCGAGGTCTCCGGCGCCGGCCGCAAGCCGTTCAAGCAGAAGGGCACCGGCCGCGCTCGTCAGGGCTCGATCCGCGCCCCGCAGATGACCGGTGGTGGCATCGTCCACGGACCCACGCCGCGTGACTACTCGCAGCGCACCCCCAAGAAGATGATCGCCGCCGCGCTCCTCGGCTCGCTGTCGGACCGCGCTCGCGGTGGCCGCCTGCACGTCGTCGAGTCGTTCGCCACGGACGGCACGCCCAAGACGCGCGTCGCCGTCGAGATGCTCGCAGCGCTCGGCGTCGCGAAGAACATCCTCATCGTGCTCGACCGCGCCGAGGAGGGTGCCTCGCTCGCCGTGCGCAACCTCCCCGAGGTGCACGTGCTCACGTGGGACCAGCTCAACGCCTACGACGTGCTCGTGAGCGACGACCTCGTCTTCACGAAGGCCGCCTACGAGGCGTTCGTCGCCGCCAAGTCCCCCAAGGCCCCGAAGGCCGATGAGGCAGAGAAGGACGAGAACCGATGA
- the rpmC gene encoding 50S ribosomal protein L29, with amino-acid sequence MAIGSKELMPAELATMDDERLVVELKRAKEELFNLRFQSATGQLDAHGRLRAVKRDIARLYTVIRERELGISASPAPVEKAADKKKSKKADEAKKADEATTADAAEKSEEQ; translated from the coding sequence ATGGCGATCGGTTCCAAGGAGCTCATGCCCGCCGAGCTCGCAACCATGGACGACGAGCGACTCGTCGTCGAGCTGAAGCGGGCAAAGGAAGAGCTGTTCAACCTGCGCTTCCAGTCGGCCACCGGCCAGCTGGACGCCCACGGCCGCCTGCGCGCCGTGAAGCGCGACATCGCACGGCTCTACACCGTGATCCGCGAGCGCGAGCTCGGCATCAGCGCCTCCCCGGCGCCCGTCGAGAAGGCAGCGGACAAGAAGAAGTCCAAGAAGGCCGACGAGGCCAAGAAGGCCGACGAGGCCACCACGGCCGACGCGGCCGAGAAGTCTGAGGAGCAGTGA
- the rplE gene encoding 50S ribosomal protein L5: MTDTAVRLPRLKQQYRETIVPQLREEFGFGNVMQVPGLTKIVVNTGVGEAARDSKVIEGAIRDLTLITGQKPMVTAARKSIAQFKLRDGMPIGAHVTLRGDRMWEFLDRLLTLALPRIRDFRGLSPKQFDGNGNYTFGLQEQSVFHEIDQDKIDRVRGFDITVVTTAKSDDEGRALLKALGFPFKTDS; the protein is encoded by the coding sequence ATGACTGACACCGCAGTGCGCCTGCCCAGGCTCAAGCAGCAGTACCGCGAGACGATCGTGCCGCAGCTCCGCGAGGAGTTCGGCTTCGGCAACGTCATGCAGGTGCCCGGACTGACGAAGATCGTCGTCAACACGGGTGTCGGCGAGGCCGCGCGCGACTCGAAGGTGATCGAGGGCGCGATCCGCGACCTCACGCTCATCACCGGGCAGAAGCCGATGGTGACCGCAGCTCGCAAGTCGATCGCGCAGTTCAAGCTGCGCGACGGCATGCCGATCGGCGCGCACGTCACCCTCCGCGGCGACCGCATGTGGGAGTTCCTCGACCGTCTGCTGACGCTCGCCCTCCCGCGCATCCGCGACTTCCGCGGCCTGAGCCCGAAGCAGTTCGACGGCAACGGCAACTACACCTTCGGCCTCCAGGAGCAGTCCGTGTTCCACGAGATCGACCAGGACAAGATCGACCGCGTCCGCGGTTTCGACATCACCGTCGTCACGACGGCGAAGTCGGATGACGAGGGTCGCGCGCTGCTCAAGGCGCTCGGCTTCCCCTTCAAGACCGACTCCTGA
- the rplX gene encoding 50S ribosomal protein L24: MASIKKGDLVVVIAGARESRGGDRGKTGRVIEVLREQNRVIVEGVNLVTKHIKVGQTNRGTRTGGIETHEAPIHISNVALVDPESKKPTRVRREVTSVEKNGVTTTQKIRVATKSGKEIKTND, from the coding sequence ATGGCCAGCATCAAGAAGGGCGACCTCGTCGTCGTCATCGCCGGCGCGCGCGAGTCGCGCGGCGGCGACCGGGGCAAGACCGGTCGCGTGATCGAGGTCCTGCGCGAGCAGAACCGCGTGATCGTCGAGGGCGTCAACCTCGTCACCAAGCACATCAAGGTCGGCCAGACCAACCGCGGCACCCGCACGGGTGGCATCGAGACCCACGAGGCCCCGATCCACATCTCGAACGTGGCGCTCGTCGACCCCGAGTCGAAGAAGCCCACGCGCGTGCGCCGCGAGGTCACGTCGGTCGAGAAGAACGGCGTCACCACCACGCAGAAGATCCGCGTGGCGACGAAGTCGGGCAAGGAGATCAAGACCAATGACTGA